The DNA window CATTATCTATTAAAAAGCCTGTAATCTTATATGTGCCAGGATTGGTATAATATCCGATTTTCTGACCTTTGTCGTTAATGTCAAGATACCTGTGATCACTATAATATGAAACATCTCCTTTATTCCATATGTAACCTATAGTATACATTGTGGAATAATAATCAAAATACTCCGCATCCCAATCAACATATCCCTCGTAACTCATAAAAATCTCACTCTGATCATTAATTCTAAAAGCCCATGAAGTATAATCGTTCAACTTGCAAATGTCTCCTTCTTCCCATAAAACCGGAAATTCCTGATCACCTACTTTTGACTTCCCAACCACTTGTCCTTTACAGTTTATGCTACGTGCCTCAGAGTTACCTCCGAGAGTCCCTAAATCAAGAAAAGGTACAGGGGGCTTTAAGTTGGGCTCACCTAAGAATTTTATGAAAAGGTCCTGTGCTGGAGGTTGTCCAGGATGAGTTGGCTTCTTACTGGATACTGAAGCATCTGCTGCATCATATGCAGATTTAGCTGTAGTCGATTGCTCCAGAAATTTACTCAAAAAAAGGCTTGTTCTATCCCTTGCAATATAATTTGGAACATAGTCGGAATAACCAAGGTATGTCCTTGCACCGGATTTTATAAAGGCATTTGCCATGGTTTCGTTATATGCAGATTTACAGCATCCCATTAATACTAAGTTATTTACATAGATGTTTTGAAAATATTTTTCTATAAATGAAGGAAGCACAAAATAATTTGATCCAATTATTTTCTCTTTGTCTTCATCATATAGTGTAAAAATTGCCAGCCTGTGCATTTGCAAATCCCTCAAGATTTTGTCCTTTTCAACTGTTGAAGCACTGTCTTCATAGCTTTGAGCCAAGAAAAAACCAACCTGTCCTCCTACAGCGCCATCACGCATTCCCCATAAAGGTTCACTTCTGAGGGTCTGAAATAAATTTTCTCCATGAGAAGATAAACTGATAACACCATATTTATAAAGCTCTGTTCTAAGAAAACTTATTGTTACTTCCTTATCCTTAAGATAGGTTATATCAGAATCTCTAAACACATCAGCGTCGTTATATTTATATTTCTTTAAAGTCTCATATACATTAGGCGTATATGAATTCATGTCATTAGAATCATTAATTCCAAACTCATGCAACATTGGTGATAACATCAATACTTTCCTGTTGGCTATCCTTGGGCCTTTGACCTCAGTAGGAGATTCAGCACTGAATAATATGGATTTATCATTACTTCCTGAACTGCTTAAGGTATCTGAGTTTTGAGCATTACTGTCAACAGTAGTGACAATTTCTGCTGAGGTTTGGTCAGTTGTAGGTGTATTAACCGATTCTTCCGATGTACTGTCAGTCTCATCCTTCTTCCTTATGGAAATAGCTCCAAGTATACCGTTTTTATATTCAAACCATATACTATCGCTGCCATCAGACACACCAGCCTGTTGTATTTTGGGATTGCTATTCAACTCAGAAAGCATTACATTTTTTGCACTTTCTATCCCTTCGGAAGCTATTAATTCAACATACCTTTTCACTTGTTCTTCCTGGAAGGCACAGTTTTCTTTCATTTCTTCATCAGTTACCTTATTAAGTACACGCAAGTCAACACCTGCTGTCCTTTGGACTTTGTCCTGTGTAGCTGTTACAGTAAAATGCAAGGTTTGTGTTGTGCTATAGGACATGTTCTTTTTAAAACTGTATATGTTATCGCCGGCCTTTTCATCTCCGTCTACTCCAGCATCATTCAAAATACCAAGTTTTTCAATTATATTACCCTTTTCATCGGTCTTGTTCAGTTCTATTGTCAGTTCGGAATCATACTCAAAATTAGAAATACCGGCAGTAAAAATAACATCTTCTGCTTGGTTTACAAACAAAGCATCAGGGTTTGCTTTTACAGAATCTATCTGCAATCCGCCTGAAGGTGTTGGAGTAATTGTTGGTGTAATTGTTGGTGTAGGTGTAGCAACAAGCTTGTTTTGTGCTGGGAATTCGTTAATTATTCCAAGCAGGTACTGTCTCATAAAAGCAAAATCAATGGAGTTAAAACTTCCATTGCCGTCAACATCAGCAGCTTTAAGACCGTTTTCATAGGAAAACTCATTTATATTTCCAAGCAAATATTGTCTCATTAATCCAAAGTCTATAGAGTTTGCTGAACTGCTATTATCAATATCACCGAATATAATACCTGTTTCCTCTTCTTCAGGTGTTGATTGGTCAAACAGCCTTTTTGCCTCTTTTATTGCTTCTTTCTCGGATATCTGGACTTTTTTTGAAAGAATTTTCATATCCTTGTCTACAAATAAATAAGTAGGGTTAAGATACCAATATGTATATGCGTATTCGTTTGTGGTTTCATTATCCCGAACAACTGTATATTTTTTTGCAAATGCGCTGTTGGTGTCTTTTAGCATATAATTGACTGCATCATAGTGATACTCGTTCTCTTCTGAATAGGATATATTGATAACCTGCACATCAGGTAATTCTTCAATTATGCTATTTAAATTTTCGTCATACCAATTATATACGATTAGCATATTTCTTCCCTTAAAAGTATTTAAATTAACATCATGTCCACCCTGATCCTTTAATGTAAAATCAATAGTTTGACCAATTTCAGGATAATTTTCACCATAATATTTTAAGTCTAATAAATCAGAACCATCACATCGTGAATTGCAAACCCAGCCATCAGGCAGGAGATCCCAGAAGTCATTTATGCAGAAGTATTGTTGAGCAGTTACTTTTGTATAAAGTGGTACATCCCCTTTAATATAAGTAAGTTTAACTTGACTGGTTAATGTGTCATAAGACAGAGGTACCCATCCCTCAGGCAATATATCAGTTTCAAACCTTTTAGCGTACATATATTGCACATCGCCAAATTTGGCACCCTCAAGGCAGGTAATTGTACAGGTCTCACTATCGACAGTAGTTAGAATCCATCCCATAGGGAGCTTCGGGTTTTCGATATCTCCTGAAGAATTTTTAGGGAATCTTTTGAGTGTCATTTGTGTTCCGTAACCAGCACCACCGGATATATATTTAATACTGCATAATTTTTTTATCTCATCATAATTGTCAACAATCCATCCTTTTGGCAATTCATTATAACAGCTATTAGGGCTACAAGTTATATAATCATAGATTATGTTTTCATGATCACCGTATTTGGCACCATTAAGAAATTTGATAGTTGGCTTCACTGAAGCATTTTTATTATAAGTAGTAAAAACCCACCCTTCAGGGATGTGTTTAATAGCCCCCCAGAGGTAATTGCCGCTCGGATTTTCGTCAATATCAATTTCTGTACCATAGGCAGGAGTTCCAACATACAGGATTGTTTTACCGTATTCAAGCCATACCCAATTCTTGGAATTCGGTAATCGAATATCTTCATCCTCTGAAAAATATATATCCAGTTTTGTTCCGATTGACTTTCGACCACCTATGTACATGATTTTATCTGCCGAGATGGATACCCAATTTTCAGGAAGGGGTGTTCCACTATATGTAAGTTTTATGTGTGGTGAAGTCAGTGTGTCTCCATAGGCGTATTGTTTCGATGCATCCTTTCCAAGGTATTTAATAACTGCTTCCCTTGTAGTTGAATTATAATGTGTAACAATCCATCCGTCAGACAAGTAATAATCATAACTAAGTTCAGTTAATTTTGAATATTCGATATCTCCTGGTTTTGCATTTCTTATACACTTCATTTTTGACTCATTATTAGACTCATCAACTCCAATGCTTATCCATCCGGACTTTAACCATTCACGTTCCAATTTCTCAATTGTCCCATAACTTACATCGCCTATAAATTTACGATCCCCATCAACAAGAAGCCAAAAATTATGATATTTATAGCAATCTTGAGAATAACCTTCATCTCCATATTTATAGCGGTATAACCCAGTATCTGAATTTATATTTACCGGGGTCTGACCTTCATATTTTATAGTGTAATATCCGTCTATGGTTATGTATTCTTTCCATTCATTCGGAATATTCTCAAGAAAGCGTACCGGCTGTATAGTTCCATTAGCAGCCCCTTTGATATACTTTATAATATAGCTTGTAGTTTTTGTGTTGCCGAGATCAACAACTACCCAGTTTTCAGGCAGCACGTCCTTATTTATAGTGCTTTCGATGTCTCCGTATTTTGCGCCTCCTACATACTTAATTGTGTAATTTTGATCACTCTTTTCTACTACAATCCATTCCTCATCCAGATTTTCGATGGAAGCGACAACCTTTATATCACCATAGGATTGTGCCATAACCGTATTGCAAAAACCAATGATTGCAACTGCTAGTACTAAAACGAATAGATAGATCTTGTTTTTCATTGTTCTCCCCCTAATAAATGATTTTGGCTATGATGGAAAACTCTATGCAATAAGAGTTATTCCCGACAAATGAAATTATAATTTCCAGCATTTTATATGTCAACGGATTTATATTCTGGAAAGTAATTCATCTTTGCAACCGACATGTAAAATAAAACTATAAAAATCAGGAGCTGTAACACTAAGAATTAGTGAACAGCTCCGTCTTCTTATAAAAAAGTTTTGTTTTTTACCTAAAACCTGACTCTATGGAGTCCACAAAACAGCTTTACCCGAATAGCCTTTACCTGCAATCTGCCCAAGATCATTAATCGAATAAGCTATAGAATTATTGTAATATATACCACCAAAAGTACCAACATCCCTTAAATCAGTCATTACAGAGTTTTTCCACATGCAAGGATGACATGTGAGAAAGCTATCTCCTGCCCCACCAACAATAACTCCCTCATTATTTATGTCATAAGCTTGTGACCAATTATTTTCACCGCCCAGTGTACTTAAATCTTTCATAACTCCATTTTCCCAAAGAAAAGCATGCTGTGTCATAGAGTCATCTCCAATGTATGATGCTCCTACGATTTGTCCCTTCTCATTTATTGCTTCAGCACATGTATCTCCATATGTATCGGGATACGACACATATGGAGAGAAATAAATGTAATTAAATTGTGATTCTATAGAATCATCAGGGAAAGAGACTTTTTTGACTTTACTATTTAATGAGCCCAAATCGGTAAAAACACCATTTTCATATAAAAAGCTCCTATACTGTTCACTTACGCCTTCATATCCCGCAATTCTTGCAATTCCAACTATTTGGCCTTTATTATTAATGTCAGTTGGTATGAAATTTCCCAAATCTTTATACGTGCCATTATCTATTAAAAAGCCTGTAATCTGATATGTGAAAGGATCGGTATAATACCCGATTTTCTGACCTTTGTCATTAATGTCAATATATCTGTGATCACTATAATATGAAACCTCTCCTTTATTCCATATATAGCCTCTAGTATACATTTTGGAATAATAATCAAAATAATCCGCATCCCAATCAACAAATCCCTCGTAACTCATAAAAATCTCACTCTGATCATTAATTACTTGAGCCCATGAAGTATCATCGTTCAACTTGCAAATATCTCCATCTTCCCATAAAACCGGAAATTCCTGATCACCTACTTTTGACATTCCAACCACTTGTCCCTTACAGTTTATGCTACGGGCCTCAGAGTTACCTCCGAGAGTCCCTAAATCAAGAAAAGGTACAGGGGGCTTTAAGTTGGGCTCACCTAAGAATTTAATGCGAAAGCTCTGTGCTGGAGGTTGTCCAGGATGAGTTGGCATCTTACTGGATACTGAAGCCTCTGCTGCATCATATGCAGATTTAGCTGTAGCCGATTGCTCCAGAAATTTACTCAAAAAGAGGCTTGTTCTATCCCTTGCAATATAATGTTCAACATAGTCGGAAAAACCAAGGTATGTCCTTGCACCGGATTTTATAAAGGCATTTGCCATGGTTTCGTTATATGCAGATTTACAGCATCCCATTAATACTAAGTTATTTACGTATATGTTTTGAAAATATTTTTCTATAAACGAAGGAAGCACAAAATAATTTGATCCAATTATTTTCTCTTTGTCTTCATCATATAGTGTAAAAATTGCCAGCCTGTGCATTTGCAAATCCCTCAAGATTTTGTCCTTTTCAACTGTTGAAGCACTGTCTTCATAGCTTTGAGCCAAGAAAAAACCAACCTGTCCTCCTACAGCACCATCACGCATTCCCCATAAAGGTTCACTTCTGAGGGTCTGAAATAAATTTTCTCCATGAGAAGATAAACTGATAACACCGTATTTATAAAGCTCTGTTCTAAGAAAACTTATTGTTACTTCCTTATCCTTAAGATAGGTTATATCAGAATCTCTAAACACATCAGCGTCGTTATATTTATATTTCTTTAATGTCTCATATACATTAGGCGTATATGAATTCATGTCATTAGAATCATTAATTCCAAACTCATGCAACATTGGTGATAACATCAATACTTTCCTGTTTGCTATCCTTGGACCTTTGACCTCAGCAGGAGATTCGGGACTGAATAATATGGATTTATCATTACTGCCTGAACTGCTTAAGGTATCGGTATTTTCAACATTACTGTCAACCGTAGTGACAGTTTCTGCTGAGGTTTGGTCAGTTGTAGGTGTATTAACTGATTCTTCCGATGTACTGTCAGTCTCATCCTTCTTCCTTATGGAAATAGCTCCAAGTATACCGTTTTTATATTCAAACCATATACTATCGCTGCCATCAGACACACCTGCCTGTTGTATTTTGGTATTGCTATTCAACTCAGAAAGCATTACATTTTTTGCACTTTCTATCCCTTCAGAAGCTATTAATTCAACATACCTTTTCACTTGTTCTTCCTGGAAGGCACAGTTTTCTTTCATTTCCTCATCAGTTACCTTATTAAGTACACGCAAGTCAACACCTGCTGTCCTTTGGACTTTGTCCTGTGTAGCTGTTACAGTAAAATGCAAGGTTTGTGTTGTGCTATATGACATGTTCTTTTTAAAACTGTATATGTTATCGCCAGCCTTTTCATCTCCGTCTACTCCAGCATCATTCAAAATACCAAGTTTTTCAATTATATTACCATTTTCATCGCTCTTGTTTAGTTCTATTGTCAGTTCAGAATCATACTCAAAATTAGAAATACCAGCAGTAAAAATAACATCCTCTGCTTGGTTGACAAACAAAGCATCAGGGTTTGCTTTTACAGAATCTATTTGCAATCCGCCTGAAGGGGAAGGCGTTGGAGTAATTGTTGGTGTAATTGTTGGTGTAGCAGTTGCTTTAGGTGTAGCAACAAGTTTGTTTTGTGCTGGGAATTCTTTAATTATTCCAAGCAGGTACTGTCTCATAAAAGCAAAATCAATGGAGTTAAAACTTCCATTGCCGTCAACATCAGCAGATTCAAGACCGTTTTCATAGGAAAACTCATTAATGATACCAAGCAAATATTGTCTCATTAATCCAAAGTCTATAGAGTTTGCTGAACCGGTATTATCAATATCACCTAATATAATACTTGTTTCCTCTTCTTCAGGTGTTGATGGGGCAAACAGCCTTTTTCCTTCAACTGTTGCTTCTTTCTCAGATATCTGAACTTTTTTTGAAAGAATTTTCATATCCTTATCTACAAATAAATACGCAGGGTTAACATACCAATTTGTATATGCATATCCGTTTGTAGTTTCATTATCCCGAACATATGTGTATTTTTCTGCAAATGCCCTTTCGGTGTCTTTTAGCATATAATTGACTGCTGAAAAGATATCCTCGTCCTCTTCCTCTTCTGAAGAGGATATATTGATAACTTGCACATCAGGTAATTCTTCAATTATGCTATTTAAATTTGTATTTTGCCAATTATATGCAATAATTGTATTTCTTCCTTTGAAAGTATTTAAATCAACATCATTTCCGTTCAAGTCCTTTAATGTAAAATCAATAGTTTGGCCAATTTCAGGATAATTTTCACCAAAATATTTTAAGTCCGATAAATAATAACTGTCATTTCGTGCAAAGCTAACCCATCCATCAGGCAGGACATCCCAGAATTTTTTTATGCAGCCGTTATGAAAAGCAGATACTTCAGTATAAAGTGGTACATCCCCTTTAATATAAGTTAGTTTAAGTTGACTGGTTAATTCGTCATAAGACTGACATACCCATCCATCAGGTAATATATCAGTGTTTATCGTTTCAGAGTACATATATTGAACATCACCAAATTTGGCACCCTCAATGCAGGTAATTGTTAAGCTCTCACTATCAACAGTAGTGACAATCCATCCAATAGGAAGCTTTGGGGAGGCTTTATCTCCTACATAATTTTTAATTATAATTTGTGTTCCATAATCAGCACCACCCAATATGTATTTAATGCTGCATGTTTTTTTGACCTCATCATAATCGTCAATAATCCATCCTTCTGGCAATTTATTATAACAGTAATCATCTGTATATTCATAGCTTATGGTTTCCTGATCACCATATTTGGCACCGTTAAGAAATTTGATAGTAAACTTCTCGGAATCACTTTTATCATCAAAAGTGTAAACCCACCCTTTAGGAATTTCATCAATAGAACGCCAGAAGGAATAATTATTATATCCGTCAATATCAATTTTCGTACCATAGGCGGGAGTTCCTACATACAGGATTGTTTTACCGTATTTAAACCATACCCAATTCTTAGAATTCGGTAATCGAAATTCTTCACCCTCTGAAAAATATATATCCAGTTTTGTTCCGATTGACTTTCGACCGCCTATGTACATGATTTTATCTGCCGAAATAGATACCCAATTTTCAGGAAGGGGCGTTCCATCACTTGCTAGTTTAATATGTGGGGAAGTCAGTGTGTCTCCATAGGCGTATTGTTTCGATGAATCCTTTCCAAGGTATTTAATAACTGCTTCCCTTGTAGTTGAATTATAATGTGTAACAACCCATCCGTCAGACAAGTAATAATCATAATCACGATAATCATAATAACCAGTTAATTTTGAATATTCGATATCTCCTTGTTTTGCATTTTTTATACACTTCATTTTTGACTCGTTATTAGACTCATCAACTCCGATGCTTATCCATCCGGACTTTAACCATTCACGTGCCAATTTCTCAATTGTCCCATAACTTACATTGCCTATGAATTTATAATCATAAAACCCATACTCAAGCCAAAAATTATGATAGTTTTCGCAATCGTTAGCATAACCTTCATCTTTATCTCCATATTTATAGCGGTATAACCCAGTATCTGAA is part of the Acetivibrio cellulolyticus CD2 genome and encodes:
- a CDS encoding dockerin type I domain-containing protein, producing MKNKIYLFVLVLAVAIIGFCNTVMAQSYGDIKVVASIENLDEEWIVVEKSDQNYTIKYVGGAKYGDIESTINKDVLPENWVVVDLGNTKTTSYIIKYIKGAANGTIQPVRFLENIPNEWKEYITIDGYYTIKYEGQTPVNINSDTGLYRYKYGDEGYSQDCYKYHNFWLLVDGDRKFIGDVSYGTIEKLEREWLKSGWISIGVDESNNESKMKCIRNAKPGDIEYSKLTELSYDYYLSDGWIVTHYNSTTREAVIKYLGKDASKQYAYGDTLTSPHIKLTYSGTPLPENWVSISADKIMYIGGRKSIGTKLDIYFSEDEDIRLPNSKNWVWLEYGKTILYVGTPAYGTEIDIDENPSGNYLWGAIKHIPEGWVFTTYNKNASVKPTIKFLNGAKYGDHENIIYDYITCSPNSCYNELPKGWIVDNYDEIKKLCSIKYISGGAGYGTQMTLKRFPKNSSGDIENPKLPMGWILTTVDSETCTITCLEGAKFGDVQYMYAKRFETDILPEGWVPLSYDTLTSQVKLTYIKGDVPLYTKVTAQQYFCINDFWDLLPDGWVCNSRCDGSDLLDLKYYGENYPEIGQTIDFTLKDQGGHDVNLNTFKGRNMLIVYNWYDENLNSIIEELPDVQVINISYSEENEYHYDAVNYMLKDTNSAFAKKYTVVRDNETTNEYAYTYWYLNPTYLFVDKDMKILSKKVQISEKEAIKEAKRLFDQSTPEEEETGIIFGDIDNSSSANSIDFGLMRQYLLGNINEFSYENGLKAADVDGNGSFNSIDFAFMRQYLLGIINEFPAQNKLVATPTPTITPTITPTPSGGLQIDSVKANPDALFVNQAEDVIFTAGISNFEYDSELTIELNKTDEKGNIIEKLGILNDAGVDGDEKAGDNIYSFKKNMSYSTTQTLHFTVTATQDKVQRTAGVDLRVLNKVTDEEMKENCAFQEEQVKRYVELIASEGIESAKNVMLSELNSNPKIQQAGVSDGSDSIWFEYKNGILGAISIRKKDETDSTSEESVNTPTTDQTSAEIVTTVDSNAQNSDTLSSSGSNDKSILFSAESPTEVKGPRIANRKVLMLSPMLHEFGINDSNDMNSYTPNVYETLKKYKYNDADVFRDSDITYLKDKEVTISFLRTELYKYGVISLSSHGENLFQTLRSEPLWGMRDGAVGGQVGFFLAQSYEDSASTVEKDKILRDLQMHRLAIFTLYDEDKEKIIGSNYFVLPSFIEKYFQNIYVNNLVLMGCCKSAYNETMANAFIKSGARTYLGYSDYVPNYIARDRTSLFLSKFLEQSTTAKSAYDAADASVSSKKPTHPGQPPAQDLFIKFLGEPNLKPPVPFLDLGTLGGNSEARSINCKGQVVGKSKVGDQEFPVLWEEGDICKLNDYTSWAFRINDQSEIFMSYEGYVDWDAEYFDYYSTMYTIGYIWNKGDVSYYSDHRYLDINDKGQKIGYYTNPGTYKITGFLIDNGTYKDLGNFIPIDINNKGQIVGDALIEETEGVDRQRRSFLYENGVFTDLGSLNSKAKKVSFPGNSIESELNYLACRENVWYRDTFGRTDAEAINEKGQIVGSSYIGDDSITKHAFLWENGVMKDLGTLGGQNNNSYAYDINNEGVIVGGSGSSIETFHPFLWKDSVMTNLSDVGTFGILDYKSSAAYSINDLGQVAGNDYSGKAVLWTP
- a CDS encoding HAF repeat-containing protein; the protein is MKNKIYLFVLVLAVAIIGFCNIVMAQSYGDTKVVASIENLDEEWIVVEKSEQNYTIKYVGGAKYGDIESTINKDMLPENWVVVDLGNTKTTSYIIKYIEGAANGAIQPVRFLENIPKEWKEYITIDGYCTIKYEGQTPVNINSDTGLYRYKYGDKDEGYANDCENYHNFWLEYGFYDYKFIGNVSYGTIEKLAREWLKSGWISIGVDESNNESKMKCIKNAKQGDIEYSKLTGYYDYRDYDYYLSDGWVVTHYNSTTREAVIKYLGKDSSKQYAYGDTLTSPHIKLASDGTPLPENWVSISADKIMYIGGRKSIGTKLDIYFSEGEEFRLPNSKNWVWFKYGKTILYVGTPAYGTKIDIDGYNNYSFWRSIDEIPKGWVYTFDDKSDSEKFTIKFLNGAKYGDQETISYEYTDDYCYNKLPEGWIIDDYDEVKKTCSIKYILGGADYGTQIIIKNYVGDKASPKLPIGWIVTTVDSESLTITCIEGAKFGDVQYMYSETINTDILPDGWVCQSYDELTSQLKLTYIKGDVPLYTEVSAFHNGCIKKFWDVLPDGWVSFARNDSYYLSDLKYFGENYPEIGQTIDFTLKDLNGNDVDLNTFKGRNTIIAYNWQNTNLNSIIEELPDVQVINISSSEEEEDEDIFSAVNYMLKDTERAFAEKYTYVRDNETTNGYAYTNWYVNPAYLFVDKDMKILSKKVQISEKEATVEGKRLFAPSTPEEEETSIILGDIDNTGSANSIDFGLMRQYLLGIINEFSYENGLESADVDGNGSFNSIDFAFMRQYLLGIIKEFPAQNKLVATPKATATPTITPTITPTPSPSGGLQIDSVKANPDALFVNQAEDVIFTAGISNFEYDSELTIELNKSDENGNIIEKLGILNDAGVDGDEKAGDNIYSFKKNMSYSTTQTLHFTVTATQDKVQRTAGVDLRVLNKVTDEEMKENCAFQEEQVKRYVELIASEGIESAKNVMLSELNSNTKIQQAGVSDGSDSIWFEYKNGILGAISIRKKDETDSTSEESVNTPTTDQTSAETVTTVDSNVENTDTLSSSGSNDKSILFSPESPAEVKGPRIANRKVLMLSPMLHEFGINDSNDMNSYTPNVYETLKKYKYNDADVFRDSDITYLKDKEVTISFLRTELYKYGVISLSSHGENLFQTLRSEPLWGMRDGAVGGQVGFFLAQSYEDSASTVEKDKILRDLQMHRLAIFTLYDEDKEKIIGSNYFVLPSFIEKYFQNIYVNNLVLMGCCKSAYNETMANAFIKSGARTYLGFSDYVEHYIARDRTSLFLSKFLEQSATAKSAYDAAEASVSSKMPTHPGQPPAQSFRIKFLGEPNLKPPVPFLDLGTLGGNSEARSINCKGQVVGMSKVGDQEFPVLWEDGDICKLNDDTSWAQVINDQSEIFMSYEGFVDWDADYFDYYSKMYTRGYIWNKGEVSYYSDHRYIDINDKGQKIGYYTDPFTYQITGFLIDNGTYKDLGNFIPTDINNKGQIVGIARIAGYEGVSEQYRSFLYENGVFTDLGSLNSKVKKVSFPDDSIESQFNYIYFSPYVSYPDTYGDTCAEAINEKGQIVGASYIGDDSMTQHAFLWENGVMKDLSTLGGENNWSQAYDINNEGVIVGGAGDSFLTCHPCMWKNSVMTDLRDVGTFGGIYYNNSIAYSINDLGQIAGKGYSGKAVLWTP